CAGTACACCCCACACTCTTGACCCAGACTTTGATCCCTTTGCACAACAGACTGAGAAGCAAAAAGACCCTACAGCCTCCAAGACCAGCGGCGACCAGTCCCTTTCTCAACAAGAGTCCAACAAGAGCCCCAGCCTCGCCAGTGATGACACCTACGACGACTCCCGCCTGGAGTCGGTCTTCAACGAGCAGACGTGCCGCAGGAACATGAAGGTGTCACGCTCAGGTCGATTTAAGGAGAAGCGGAGAGTGCGCTCGAGCCTTCCTCTACAGGAGAAAGAGACTTAGAATGAGGACATGTGGTgacggagaggaggaggaggaggaggaggaggaggaggtgatcCAAAAAAGATGCTTGAAGAAAAGGAGAGGGTGTTGAGTACATGAAGATGCTTCATTCTCTTGAGGCATACCAAGAGGTCAGTTGTATGTAAGTTGCCatggtgatgatgaagatgagacGATGATGGAGCATTTAACTTTTAACGAGGTTATGAGGTATATGACAAATTGGAAATGTGGACATTTTTGTTGATGGATTTGTGCCAGAAGGCCACAGGAACAATGGTCATTGACTTGAAATGGATTATATCTTGTTGTTCATGTTGGTTATTGAACCATTTCACCAACAGTATCCCATAATCAAAGCCCATAAGAAGAGATACAGTACTATTGCTGTAACTACTTAAGAGACCAAtatgtagtgtgtatgtgtcccaCAGTGTCCCTGGTTCAGTCACGGACAGTGCCATCATTGGAAAActccaaaaataataataataataataataataataataataataataataataataataaattgaatttttgtatagcgcttttcatagactcaaagtcgctttaagACCTACAACCTGACCTAAAAATGACCTACAACCTTTTAAGAAAGCACAATCCTTGAATCCAATTTTCTGTCAATACTCAAGATTAGGTGTGATATAAGCACCCAGAAAATATTGTTCATAAGATGTCTACATTATTTCCGTCATAAGAATAATATATGTTTGATAATGAAGGATAGTAGTATAAGTATAATGCTCCTTTTACTAATGCTTTTACAAAACCCATGTTGATTCTAAAGGGTTAGAATGATGTTTATGAAGGTGTaaaattatttcattataatgtgtgaaaaaagaaatcagTTAGTGGAAGAAATGAAGGAATGCTTGTGAGCAGCTTTTAGTCAAGATGCACAACACTTGCCAGCAAAACTgcataaaatactttaaatgaaGGACGAAACCCAGCATGCTATGACATTATGACATAATGGGTCCTATTGAAGTAAGAAGGTAATGTCGTGACTTGCGATATTTAGCTGAATGATATATGGCAATGTAGCTAAGGAAGCATGATCCAGATGTAGTTTGCTTTGCAGGACTACTGTATTTTGGACCACCTGTGAACTCCTAAATGAAGGCAAAATATGAGAAATAAATCCAATAACTGCTGATAACAAGTGATTGTATGAGTATGTGTATTTGCATTATTACCCTATTCAATCACAGTCTAATGGCTTGAACTGGACAGTGCAAGGTTTTGTGTTGTCTCTTTTGAgaaatttatctcaaaacagatgctgataaagaagaaaaacattttacagttcAAAGATTCCACAAagtcacataaatacataagaAAATGTGCACTTCCAAACATTAGCTAAAAGTGCAAAAGACTCCACGTACTCAGGTGTCATATCACTTGTCTTGTCAGCCAGCCTTGTTCCTCATCATCACTTTACTGGAGGAGGCAAGGAGCGCGGCTGAAACTTtgtctgaaaaaggaaattacAAGGAATTAGTGGCATTTATATGTAGCGCGTATGTCAAGCTGGCTTAATACTGTCTTGTCACTTAAAGGGAGGAGCACGCCTGTGTCACAACATTCCTCTGTCACTGTTGAcatttgaggtgtgtgtgtgtgtgtgtgtgtgtgtgtgtgtgtgtgtgtgtgtgtgtgtacagtagccTATCTGCAGCATTCATGTTTATGTAACATCCATTATGGCTACAAAATCACTTTATGACTTTCATATGTAATGCATTAATATCATCTAGTTATCTCACATTAGCTCAAAAGTGAAGCAGTAATCTGCAATAAGTGAAACATGTTATTGAATACAgaccatagacatatataataCAGTCTATGATACCGACACATTTGATTATGGATGACTTGCAATGCCATACTTTCAACACAAGGGGGCGAAAATGTGCAATCATGCAGCCGAAAATAGAGTTGAATCTTGTTACAGAAAAGTCACTGGTGCAGACTTCTTCCATAGCTAGCCTACacaatctttatttatttatttattattattattattatatatatattaaggtGACTGAAAGTCTGTTGGCAACTTCAGCATGAATTAAGTCGATGACACTGAACCAAGTgtccgcctctctctctctctctctctctctctctctctctctctctctctctctctctctttctctctctccccccccataTTGGTCCCGTGTTGAGCGGGGGCGGCGAGGTGTGGCCTCCTGCACTGCGCTCACAAGGGAATAAACAGCCATAGCCAGAAAGAGACCATTGTTTACGACTACTATCGCATCTTTTGACACCAATGTGAAGTCAACATGAAATGTTTCTGCAACTTTTTGCAACGTTTCTTCAAGGTGTAGTTATTGGCAGCCTAAACGCCGGATACATGGTGTCCTCATTCGACTATAAATAACGCTATTGGGAGCGCACTATGAGGTCAGTGTGCTGTGGTCCATCTCACTGAAGCTTTCTCAGCAAACAGGTGGACTTGGGATATTTCGCAAAGGTGAGACTATGCttctgtctattattaatgcacACCACTTGTATGTGACGGGTGGCTATTCTTATTCCTGTAAAACTGCCTGATGATCATGAGGGTGAAACAAGAACTGTGTGCAGCAGATGAGCTGTGTTTGTTCAAGCACcttgtcttttctgttttagtGGTGTGGAGTTATTCAAGGTACATTTTTGTTTCCAGCAGTCAACTTTAAACTGAATACTTCCTCATTGTTTAGGCTAGTGCCCAGAGACCCACTGCTGTATGTGTTAAGAAAAAGCCaccatttattttttccttaaaatatgttttctttttgctttcCCTTCTCACATTTAATGGAGACAAAATACAGCAATGAACATTAACTATTGCTTTCACaccaaaaaaggttttaaatatGAAGTTCATAGTTATATGAATGGATGCTTAATTTCGGTTTGCATTATAATGAACAAAGCATGACAATTTGTGTCAATAATTGATGAAaacattattatacacatttaaaccaatcaattcCACACagtataacaaatatatatatatatatataatatatgttagCCAAAAAACTCATTAACAGACAAAAGAAGTACAGTACGTTATAGTGTTGTTGCTTATGTTTCAGTTCAATGAACTccctgtattattattataatactcCAATAATAGAAATCAGATTTAGTTTTTAGTATTTGGGTGGGGTAGTTCAACATAAAAAGTACTGTCAACAGCAAATCCAGACATAGAGCACATGAAAATCCATTGTATTTAACCATGAACTGTGGAGACAGGTCTGGCTGTGCGAGACTAGGGTCTCTGAAACCCCAAATAGAACATTATAGCTGCATCCTCCCTTTCTCTCGCTGATTCATACAATAAAGATTCAGTGCTAGGCCTATGTCATATCCTCAAGTAAGTTAGGACAGCCTCAGCTGGGGCTCCATGGTCTCAGTTGTTTTGCCTGTCTTTCACAAGTTTAGAAATCCCTTGTTTAGGCTGCAGCAGCTGCCAATTCCAGCTGCTTGTGTGCGTACCATCAGATCTTCTTTGCTTCAGGAAGAACAAGACGTACTACAGGTCAAAGAAAAACAGCTGGTGTGAGAGGTGCATTTCCACTCAGTATCCCACCTGTTCCTCTTGAGCTCAGCTAACCAGTGTCCAGCTTTGTCCCCTTTAAAGACCTACACTGGCAGTGTCACAGAGGCTGCTTGACACAGATATGGAGATAGAAATAGCAACGACAGGACAGTCTGCCAGTTGCAATGGCGGAAGGCATGActtgtacacacactcacacgcatgcacgcatgcacacacacacacacacacacacacacacacacacacacacacacacacacacacacacacacacacacacacggacggacAAAGAGAAGAGGGACAGATACATAAGAGATTCAACAAATACAGGTTCTGTTCTGTCTTTTATTAAATTGCTCAGGAGGAGCATGTGCAAATTCCCCAGAGAATTAAATGTGCACAAAGCTCtggctgttttcagtctttcacAGCCATGCAAGACAGCTCGTCCAGAATACATGATGTCAAGACAGTTGTGTGGAGGTCTCAGTGACTGTCACTGTGAATCATTTACTAGCTGATTTGCCAACAACACTTGGAGATTGAAACACGGTGACATAATCCTGCATGAGCTGTTCCTGGAAAGTTGCTGTTTGGCCACCGGTGCTTATCACTTTGATTACTGAACCAGTTGCTCTTGATGACAGAACCACAATACATCCTGTTACATGTCCAGTATAATCTGGAGGAAAAAAAGCATGCAGAAGCATTTTCCTGTGGAGTTTCCTGAATGTGTTTTACAGCAGTGAAGGCCTTTGGTTACTAAGCGACTGAAGGATAGGGGTCCATTACTTTTCACACAACACTCTCCATTGTTCCTCTCCCAAGTACCGCCACAGGGCATTGTGGAAAGAAGAGTAGGACAGGGTCGGATGGGGGGGATGTGTCCGATTTCTCTAGAGAGGATGGAGCACtagctgtttcctgttttgcGACGTACGCTGGTGAAAGCTCTTCCTGTTCAGGGAGGAGGCTAAGAGGTCATCAAGTGTCCCCCTTTACATAGTAGCAGCCTCTGACATGGAGGACAAAAAGTCCTGTAGAAGGTGGTCAGTGGCTGTAGGGCACGAATAGCATGGCAACTGTGTTATAAAGTGTGCATTGTCTTGTGCAGGTAACTGAGGCATCAGCATGCCagtcccccctcctccccctccgccTCCTCTGGCtccccctccaccaccaccaccgcccAACGCTGCCCTGCCAAAGGTAAGACTAAGTCTttctctagtctatatccaacatgttccacttccaggattgctccgttgccgaccggaaattccaccagatttCACCCTTgtcagccagatgtccgttaccttccgctttctttgtgttggaattttaaactccggtcgatttatgaggactgagTGTTCCTGTTGCATGACTcacaacaacttttgaatgtacacgtgttccaccataacaagttccttcccgaggctattttgcagcggcaccggggctccaTGCGGCTCTTAGCGCCTCTTAGCGCCTCCCatgacggttgtgattggtttaaagaaatgccaataaaccagagcacgtttgtcTCCCATCTCTCCCaaagtctggcaatgtgagattaGTCTTTCTCTAACTCTCTCTCATGCAATTGTAAACACTCCCTCGTGTCCTTCTCACTGACCATCAATCCTCACCTGTAGGTTATTTGCATTATTGATTGAggtaatgcacacacacacacacacacacacacacacacacacacacacacacacacacacacacacacacacacacacacacacacacacacacatacacccacacacacacacacacacacacacacacacacacacacacaggcgggAAGACAGCAGGCTCTCAGTAGCAGAAGAGTGTTATGTTTCACCAGGCGCTCAGTGTCCTCATGTTAAATGAGTCGCCGCTGCCAGCAAACAAGGCCATACTGCAAAGTGACATTAATAAACTGAAGTCACGGTGCTTCTCATCTCTCTATTGCATAACATAGCTAAAGACGATCCTCTCCCCTcctgtttctcttcttcttccctcaCTTTTAATGagttcctcttcttcctcccttaACCCTTTGCTGAATGCTTTCACTGCACCTTCATCCTTTCTTTCGTTTGGTATCTGTTTGTCAAAAAGAGCTGAGGTGAAGTTGAGGAGATGGCGATACAGAAGTTCCATACATTTGTTCTCACCCACCGTAATGTAAATAGATCACATCAAATAAAACCTAAAAATCTTTATCCTTCATGTTTTAACctgttgatatttttttttttaattcaatgttAATAACGAAGAAAGAAGTtaagaaattaaatgaaaaataaattccCAGAGTCCAAGGTGATGTTTTCAAATATTTTGCTTTGTCCCATTACCActccaaaaccccaaaatattcaatttacaacaatacaaaacagaaaagcacCAAATGGAGCCTCTTTATGccataatttattaattaattcaaaATAGTCTGTTCTTCACTTGGTGTCCTGAAGTGTACCATAAGACAGAACACATATAGGGCAAAACACTGGTCACTGTTACATAAAAGctcttttttgtctgtgtgtgtgtgtgtgtgtgtgtgtgtgtgtgtgtgtgtgtgtgtgtgtgtgtgtgtgtgtgtgtgtgtgtgtgtgtgtgtgtgtgtgtgtgtgtgagtcagtgtCCAGCAGAGCCTCCTAAGTTCAAGTCtggtggaggaggtggtggaaGGAATGCCCTGTTGGCCGACATCCAGAAAGGAGCCAGACTCAAGAAAGTCACACAGGTTAATGACCGCAGCGCTCCTGCCGTCGATAGTAAGATCACAATCCTTACTGTGCTACTAATGTGCACACAGGCATGCAGAGTCTGTGTTAAGACACTAAATGATACTCACTCTAGTGTCACCGACTATGTCAAGTAATTCTCACAGTGGAGCTTAGAGTAAGGGGGTTTAAAGGTGTGTTTCTTTTTGGGATTAGATAGTGTGATGTACAGTATAAGGGTAAAAAgagagtgggggaaaaaatggcAGTGGAGAAGGTAGTATGTGTAGTTCACTGGGAGTATGTTGTTTCTCTTTGACCTATATATGAGcatagacacagagacacacagacacacagacacacacacacacacacacacacacacacacacacacacacacacaccaagtggACACTTCAGGAAGGAACGCACATCAGATAATGATGCAGCCAGAATGGGAAACTACTACAGTGGCAAACACAATAGACAAGACATACATTGTATCCACagtataatatttataaaaatgtctatGTATGTTATCATGTTTTTAGTACAGTATTTTCAAGTCTGTGTGCATTTGACTGTATGTTTCGTCTGCATGGTTGCAAGACACATTTCTCTAAACTTTTAGCTGCAAAGGACAATaaatgtaacattaaaacagagTAATTGGTAAAAAGTTCAGACAGAAACATGTACTTTCTACATGTTTGCCATTCTGATAAATAGAGTTTTCCTGCCCAACCAGAAAGCTATCTCATTGACAGGGACAAAAACACAATctccctttgaaataaaaaactcagaaaatattgcatagttgaaatatatcagtcagtATATCATATAATATTTTAACGATACATTCATTCAGTTAGTCGAGGAATTAGCTTAACTACATGGGGCCATTGGCCAGTAAATAGTACCTAACAGTAGCTTTGTTTGTTGATGGAGCCAGGATAGTTGAAACAGACCGCTCTATTTTGGGAAGGGTGTGTAGTTAGCCCTCAGGAGATGGGAGGTGCAAAAAGTTTACTCCTGTACTCATTGAACTATTGCGTCTTTATGTTGTCTTACCAGAACATTTCCACAACTATTAAACCTACTGAGAAAAGACAATGTTAAACAATAACCTTACGTGTGaatgcatgtatgtatttgttaatGAACATGTGATAAATATATAATGATTAAAAACACCAAATGGGCACTGATGTCATTGGTATTAATCATTTGTAATGTATGTGTACATGTCTTGTTACCCAGAGCCCAAGGCTAGCACTGGAGATGTATCCAGCAGTGTTGGTGCTTCTCAGGGCTCATCAGGAGGGATGGCACCCATTGTACCCTCTTTGGGTGGGCTCTTTGCTGGAGGGTTCCCCACTCTCAGGCCTACAGGACAAAGAGACTTAGCAGGCAAGACTTCAGGTTAGTGCCAAGGGTCTTGCTCTGACTAaatctatttattattatatatatattaaccaTCCAAATGACtcctcttctgtgtgtgtgtgtgtgtgtgtgtgtgtgtgtgtgtgtttgttgaagTGTCCCGATCGAGCTCCACAGCCTCCCTGAAGCCTCTGTGGAACCCCCCCATGCCAGCAGACACCAGCAGCGTGTCTGAGCCTCCCAGGACAGGGGAGCTCCGAGGCTCTGTCCACCGTCCGCCCGCTCCCTcgtcctctgctccttcctccccctctcacagCAGCAAGCACCTTCCTTCTTTCCCTGCATCTTCTCCCCCTCTGCATCCACCCACCCCTCCTTCTGCTCCTCCCCCACCTCTCCCACCTCAAGCCTTCCAGGACCGGCCGGCCAACAGGCCTCCTCCGCCCCTCCCCTCCTGtccccctcctccacctcctccatccCAAGTCACCAAGCCCACCTGGCTCCCCATCCAGCACTCCTACCACACCTCCATCTCCCAGCCctctactcctcctcctcctcctcctcctccacctttcCAACCTCCCTCTGCTGTTCCAGGGGACCGTTCCTCAGGGTGCTTCTACACTCCACCCCCAGTCCACTCTGAACCTTCTAGGTTCCCCATCCTGCGGGACAGCCCACTGGgacctcctcccccccccccccccccccccctcccagctTCTTACACCCCCAGCTGCCCATCCACCCTCCCCCCTCCACCACCCAAGGTGGCCGCAGTGCCCTCCCCAGCTATGCGCTCTCTGCCTCCCTCGTACCCCTGCAACGCCCCCACACGACGGCCACCTGCTGTGCCCAGAAGTGCAGGTAGGTGGATGCCAAGAAGAGGAATagtcgtttttttgtttttgttttgtttgctcaCCACTGTCTTTTCTGTTGAGTTGTTGTAAGGTAcagtagataaaaaaaaaactcctgtcATATTTGTTTGGAGTGCACTTTCCAAGGCAGTGGTTATACTGTATGAGATGATGTTCACTCATGTTAAAACACAATGTACAGCCATAAGCAATGCTAGCAAGATGGAGCTAATGTAGAGTAAGAAACTGATGACGATAAAGTAAAGAGGGACAAGAGAATGTATTAGATGTATAATAGAAAGATTGCCAATTTTAAGGCAgtgggtttgtttttttccatctcaTTTACAAGTTAGATAGGAAGACACCCTAAAACAGTAGTTCTATCTGAGGTGTTTGGGAACCCTACAAGGGTGTCACAAGTTAAATCTAAGGTGTTCCGAGATGATATTCAGGACAGGAGGGAAGAATTGGTTTTGGCACAcaaaaattaaatacatttattttcttgacTTTTATCTAATCATTGCTTTGCttttgtgaaatgctgttttctGATAGTTTCATATCCGTAGAAATGGTTAAAATAAGTCAATActgaaaagatgaaaaacaaaactgtttggTGGAACTGTTGTGAGTAGACATCGCAGTGTTTTAACGGGTCACAGATGtccaaatatataaatgtacattttacaaCAGATGATTCAACAACATGTTTATAGGGGGTAAATATTTGTAGTAACTGTTAGTTGTgcggggttagggttaggtacaTGTGTTGTGTAACTCTTTATTTTCTAAACAGCATTTACAAATCAATGTTTTTTATGGCCTTGCTGTCTCAGTTATCACAAAAGATCATATTGGATTTGGATGTATTTGACATGTTGTCGATTTTATTGCTGATGTCTGACACCCCTCTGACTCCTCTGCTCTTGCCACCCGTGGCAACAGGTGTGGCTCGGCtggctcctcctccagctccccCGGCACGATCCCCCTCTACCGAGCTGACCAGCCGCAATCCTCCACCACCGCCACCACCTCCTCTGCCTCCATCAAGTCTCAGGAATGGACACCTGCACAACCTGGGTGAGTGTAGCTTACAATTATATATATCTGACATTTTAGAATATGTTTAAGGCCTTTAGGGGATTTTCATATCCCGAGTGACTTCAAATGAGAGCAATAAAATGTTtcattgtattacattttatttat
Above is a window of Sander vitreus isolate 19-12246 chromosome 14, sanVit1, whole genome shotgun sequence DNA encoding:
- the wipf3 gene encoding WAS/WASL-interacting protein family member 3 isoform X1, whose translation is MPVPPPPPPPPLAPPPPPPPPNAALPKCPAEPPKFKSGGGGGGRNALLADIQKGARLKKVTQVNDRSAPAVDKPKASTGDVSSSVGASQGSSGGMAPIVPSLGGLFAGGFPTLRPTGQRDLAGKTSVSRSSSTASLKPLWNPPMPADTSSVSEPPRTGELRGSVHRPPAPSSSAPSSPSHSSKHLPSFPASSPPLHPPTPPSAPPPPLPPQAFQDRPANRPPPPLPSCPPPPPPPSQVTKPTWLPIQHSYHTSISQPSTPPPPPPPPPFQPPSAVPGDRSSGCFYTPPPVHSEPSRFPILRDSPLGPPPPPPPPPLPASYTPSCPSTLPPPPPKVAAVPSPAMRSLPPSYPCNAPTRRPPAVPRSAGVARLAPPPAPPARSPSTELTSRNPPPPPPPPLPPSSLRNGHLHNLADDFESKFQFHPVEDFPPPDEFKPFPRIYPSKENRGNPKPPGIRTHLR
- the LOC144528660 gene encoding proline-rich protein 15-like protein, with the translated sequence MTERVPWWKAFLPKKKSGGPKDSSTPHTLDPDFDPFAQQTEKQKDPTASKTSGDQSLSQQESNKSPSLASDDTYDDSRLESVFNEQTCRRNMKVSRSGRFKEKRRVRSSLPLQEKET
- the wipf3 gene encoding WAS/WASL-interacting protein family member 3 isoform X2, which encodes MPVPPPPPPPPLAPPPPPPPPNAALPKCPAEPPKFKSGGGGGGRNALLADIQKGARLKKVTQVNDRSAPAVDKPKASTGDVSSSVGASQGSSGGMAPIVPSLGGLFAGGFPTLRPTGQRDLAGKTSVSRSSSTASLKPLWNPPMPADTSSVSEPPRTGELRGSVHRPPAPSSSAPSSPSHSSKHLPSFPASSPPLHPPTPPSAPPPPLPPQAFQDRPANRPPPPLPSCPPPPPPPSQVTKPTWLPIQHSYHTSISQPSTPPPPPPPPPFQPPSAVPGDRSSGCFYTPPPVHSEPSRFPILRDSPLGPPPPPPPPPLPASYTPSCPSTLPPPPPKVAAVPSPAMRSLPPSYPCNAPTRRPPAVPRSAGVARLAPPPAPPARSPSTELTSRNPPPPPPPPLPPSSLRNGHLHNLDDFESKFQFHPVEDFPPPDEFKPFPRIYPSKENRGNPKPPGIRTHLR